One genomic window of Salvia miltiorrhiza cultivar Shanhuang (shh) chromosome 4, IMPLAD_Smil_shh, whole genome shotgun sequence includes the following:
- the LOC131023555 gene encoding uncharacterized protein LOC131023555 — protein MQPDGGEAAAVPQENAKRMRRPSVRLHQPYYENPGHRKLQQQWKPRKGATTPRKPRTAKTAHSKFTKNERGKWEGVGNLDFDDDVAIGSWGNFTAANRDRDFQRKRVRSSNSKSGVPPKSRRIGDQEIGNLGLSTDGETAEHEQQAIGVEEERDLGGNLISSNLVVEDSDPSSPHYSVDDGNHKSSGDHDNVGGKQRGLRDNEMGRALMAREGDGDNSGVKMWLNDLGLGKYVTLFEIHGVDDEVLPLLTLEDLKDMGINEVGIRRKLYSSIQKLDRWFP, from the coding sequence ATGCAGCCCGACGGCGGCGAGGCGGCGGCCGTGCCGCAGGAGAACGCCAAGCGGATGCGGCGGCCGAGCGTCAGATTGCACCAGCCCTATTACGAAAACCCTGGCCACCGCAAGCTGCAGCAACAATGGAAGCCCAGGAAAGGCGCCACCACACCCAGAAAGCCTCGAACCGCCAAAACCGCGCATTCGAAATTCACCAAGAACGAGCGTGGCAAATGGGAAGGAGTGGGGAATCTTGATTTCGACGACGATGTGGCGATTGGCAGTTGGGGGAATTTCACTGCCGCTAATAGGGATAGAGATTTCCAGAGAAAGAGGGTTAGGTCGTCCAATTCCAAGAGTGGGGTTCCGCCGAAATCTCGGAGAATTGGGGATCAAGAAATTGGGAATCTTGGATTGTCTACTGATGGAGAGACTGCGGAACACGAACAACAAGCCATAGGAGTCGAAGAAGAGAGGGATTTGGGTGGTAATCTGATTAGTAGCAATTTAGTAGTCGAGGATTCTGATCCGTCTAGCCCTCATTACTCGGTTGATGATGGGAATCACAAATCGAGTGGAGATCATGACAATGTAGGTGGAAAGCAGAGGGGATTGAGGGATAATGAAATGGGACGAGCCTTGATGGCCCGGGAAGGTGATGGGGATAATAGTGGTGTGAAAATGTGGCTGAACGATTTGGGATTAGGAAAATATGTGACACTGTTTGAGATTCATGGGGTAGACGATGAGGTGCTGCCATTGTTGACTCTTGAAGATCTCAAGGATATGGGGATTAATGAGGTTGGGATACGAAGGAAACTGTATTCGTCTATCCAGAAACTCGATAGATGGTTCCCATGA